A DNA window from Solanum lycopersicum chromosome 3, SLM_r2.1 contains the following coding sequences:
- the LOC101259916 gene encoding uncharacterized protein, giving the protein MASSNFALLLLAFSLLAVSAAARPCKTLFFITSTSYYQIPTTISRNPNPNPNFFLRNPSISPRFRAFFVTTSGFRDDAPRFGLLRPSVFFRRSDPFLIRGPDPVFFEQEDAVEHVEDGEELESRSSSMIPVELYSSVTSSIRDRTKDIMRVVGALLFGVGCGALTAASMYLIWSLFWPNRFEFEDSDDEFEDGNDDYDVTSAKKMGYVAIPTKVVDDDLKKPAAPTKEVV; this is encoded by the coding sequence ATGGCGTCCTCGAATTTCGCGCTTCTACTTCTCGCTTTCTCTCTCCTCGCCGTCTCCGCCGCCGCCCGGCCATGCAAAACCCTATTCTTCATCACCTCCACTTCCTATTACCAGATCCCCACAACTATTTCTcgaaaccctaaccctaaccccaaTTTCTTCCTCCGTAACCCCTCTATTTCTCCTCGATTCCGTGCTTTCTTCGTTACCACCTCCGGTTTCCGTGACGATGCTCCGAGATTTGGACTTCTTAGGCCATCAGTTTTCTTCCGAAGATCCGACCCATTTCTAATCCGTGGACCCGACCCGGTTTTCTTCGAACAAGAGGACGCTGTTGAACATGTGGAAGATGGAGAGGAACTGGAGAGCCGATCATCGTCGATGATTCCGGTGGAACTTTACTCGTCGGTGACGAGCTCAATCCGTGACCGGACCAAGGATATTATGAGGGTTGTTGGAGCTTTGCTTTTCGGTGTGGGTTGTGGTGCGTTAACTGCTGCGAGTATGTATTTGATCTGGTCGCTTTTCTGGCCTAACCGCTTCGAGTTTGAGGATTCTGATGATGAGTTCGAGGACGGAAATGacgattatgatgttaccagtGCTAAGAAGATGGGATATGTGGCGATTCCGACTAAAGTTGTGGATGATGATTTGAAGAAGCCTGCTGCTCCGACTAAAGAAGTGGTATGA